The DNA window CTGGTCAACGCCGCTGGGAGACACCCGGGTCGTCGGCAAGTACAAGGATCCGGCATGGATCGTGCCGCGCAGCATCAAGGCCGAGCACGAGGCGGGCGGCGAGCCGTTTCCCGACTATTTTCCGCCCGGTGTCGACAATCCGATGGGCATGCTGGCGATCCAGACCGGCTTCAGGGGCATCTTCATCCATGGCACCAACAAGCCATGGGGGCTGGGACTGCGCCAGAGTCACGGCTGCCTGCATCTGTATCCTGAAGACGCGGTACAGCTGTTCGGACAGGTCGCGGCCGGCCTGCCGGTCCGCATCGAGAACCGCCCGCTGGTGGTCGGCATCCGCCACGGCGGCGTGGTGATGGCACGCTATCCGGGCGTAAGCGAATATCCGGCGGCCCCCGTCGGGCTGGACACGCTGCGTGCCCGCATTGCCGCGCTGCCTCCCCGCGCCGGCCCGCCCGAGGAACTGGACTGGGCACGGGCAAAGGCACTGCTCGGATCGGGCAGTGCGCTGCCGGTGCCGCTGGCTGTCGGCAGCCCGCTGCCGGCCCGGCGGCTGGCCGATGCGCCGGCACGGCCCTACACCCACCCGCCGTATGGCAGCGACGCCAATCAGGCCAGTCCGCCAGTCCGGCCCGGCAGCGCGGCGGGCACCGACTGAGCAGGGGCCGTTCGTCGTTGTCGACGCACACCGACGCCAGTCTGGCCGCCGGTGCGCCCCCGTGCCGCATGCAGCCTGCGGGACGGTTCGACATGTCCTACTTCATCATGCCCTTCTGCCCCATGCGCTGCAGTTGCTCGCGGGTCTGATTCGATGTCGACATCGCCTGGTCCGCCTTGGCACTGGCATCGTTCGCCTGATTCAGTGCCTGATTGGCGGTGGACAGCGCCTGGTCAGCCGTCGCCTGCGCATGCTGGACTTCGGCCTTGGTCGCGCCGTCGGTCGCGCAGGCGGACAGGCCCAGCACCAGGCAGACCGACATCAGGCCGGTATAGGATTTCAGATCCATCGTATGTACTCCTTTTGTGAAGGAAAACAGGAGGCAGAAATACCCGATTCCGACTGGAAACCGGGTGTCCGCAGCAAGGCAGTACGGTGCCCGCCAGCGGCGTTATCGGGCACACCCCCTCACCCATTACTAACACTGGATTCGGAAAAGGCAAGCTTGTGCCGGCCCGCTTTTCATTCCGGCAGTTTGCCGGCAACGGCACGATTAATTCTTAAAGAATAAAAACAGGCCTTTTAACAACCAATTCAGCATAAAAATCATGATCTCAGCCAGGAGATTTCCGGGTTTCCGGCGCCAATATCAGTTGTTGGCAGCGGCGGGTTTCAGCCCCTCCGCAGAGGCTCCGATACAGCGAAGCACCCTGTCCATCCGCTGTTCAGCATGCCGCATGCCGAGTCCGGGGGAGGGCCAGCACAAAAACCGCATGGGATCCGCAATGAACAGATTAAGTATCAGTCATAAACTGGCAATCGGCTTCGGGTTTACGCTATTACTGCTTGCCATCGTGCTGGCGACGGTAAATTCCGGATATTCCGTCCTGCTCGACGCGGCATCCAATACCTCGGAAAACCGCTTGCCCAAAGTCACCATCATCAATGCGGCGACTTCCAATCAGACTTTGCAGATATTTCGCCTGCAGGAATTGATTGCCGCGAGCAGCGATGAAGATAACAAAAGAATCAACGACGAATTGAACCGGCTGCAGCAAAAACTCGGCGACGGCATACAGGCGCTGTCCGAACTGTATTCCCGCTACCCGCCGAGCGCATCGACCACGCTGTTCCAGGATGTGCTGAAGACCAAGGCGCTGGTTGATCCGCTGCAGGCCAGGGTCCAGGCGCTGGCTACCCGGAACCAGGGCGAAGAAGCCATCGCACTGATGAAGGAACTGGCCCCGCTGAACGACAAGCTGTTCGACCAGCTCGACAAGCTGAACACCGAAACGCTGGGTCGCACCATGGAGCAGAGCCGGAGCGCGACCCGGGAAGGCCGGCAGGCGCAACTGCTGACCTGGATCATCAGCGCTGTCTGCACGCTGGTCACGGTCGCGATTGCGGTCCAGATCATCCGCTCCATCACCCGGCCGCTGGCCGCCGCGGTGCAGGTGGCGAAAATCGTGGCGGCAGGGGATCTGAGCCAGCCCCTCCTGCCCAGGGGCAACGACGAAATCGCCCAGTTGCTGCGTGCGCTGGCGGACATGCGCGATGCGCTGGTCACCTCGGTTCGCGCCATCAACAGCAGCGCCGGACAGGTTGACCAGGTAGCCAATGAATTGTCATCGTCGTCCGGACTGGTGCTGCAGGCATCACACCGGCAGAACCAGGCCGCCAGCTCGGTTGCCTCGTCGGTCGAGCAGTTGACCGTCAGCATCGGCGAAGTCGCCGCTGCCTCCGCCCAGCAACAGAGTCATGCGCAGGAAAGCCTGGCCACCACCCGGGAGGGCGCCGTGCAGCTGAACAACCTGATTGCGGAAGTGAAGAAGATCCAGCAGAACGTTGAGGAAGTCTCCGGTCACGTCAACGCGTTTTCCGACGACACGCACCGGATTTCCCTGATGACCAGCCAGGTGCGCGATCTCGCCGACCAGACCAATCTGCTGGCGCTGAACGCAACCATCGAGGCCGCACGGGCGGGTGAGGCCGGACGCGGCTTTGCCGTGGTCGCCGACGAAGTCAGACTGCTGGCGGAAAAGTCTGCGCTGTCAGCCAGCCAGATCAACGAAGTGACCAGCGTGCTGACCAGCCGCTCCGGCCAGTTGCAGATTGCCGTGCGCCAGAGCCAGGATTCGCTGCAGTCGAGCGAACACTGCATCGCCGTGGTCGAAGGCGCATTCCGTCGCAGCGAAACGGCCGTCGAATTGACCGTGCAGCGGTCCGGCTCCATCGCCAGCGCGGTCAAGGAGCAGCAACATTCCAGCGGCGACATCACCCGCCATATGGAACAGGTCGCGCAGATGGCGGAGGAAAACACCACCATCGTCGGCCAGATGTCGGACAACGCCAGCGCCATGACCCGCTTGTCGGCCGAGCTCGGCCAGGCGGTGAATGCGTTCAGGCTGCCGGACGCCTAGGCGAAGAACGGGGGCAGGGACCACGAAGGAGAGGACGGCACATGCCCGACTGCAGGTACGGGGTTACGGGGTGAACTTGCCTTCGAAGCTCTTGCCCCAGTTATCGCCGGTGCCCCTGAAGCCGCCGCGACCGTTCGCCTCCCAGCCGCTGCCCCAGTTGTCGCCAGTCCCCCGGTAGCCGCCCCGGCCGTCAGACTCCCAGCCACGGCCCCAGTTGTCACCGGTCCCCCGGAAGCCGCCCCGGCCATCCGATTCCCAGCCGCTGCCCCAGTTGTCGCCAGAGCCCCGGTAACCGCCCCGGCCATTCGATTCCCAGCCACGGCCCCAGCTGTCACCGGACCCTCTCAGGTTGCCCTCTCCGGCATTCGCGGCGGAGAGGCCGCCCAGGGCCAGCACGATGACAAGCACGCTGGCTCGCAATGACTTTTTCATGATTTGCCTCGATTGCCCATTCTGCATGAGTGGAAAATCGAGAATAGCACCGGGACATTCCGGCTCGTGTAACGGTGCCATGCTCAAAAAAACAAGGGCGCTGCAGCGCCCTTCCGGCCGGGCACGCGTTCGATGCAGAACATTGAATACATCATTAATTAGATGTTTTATATAGCGTTTTTTAAACAATCAATCATTTTGTGTACCTAACCGTGTACCTAAAACAAGAAGTGCCTATGAAATTTGGCCAGATCCTTATTGCGACTAAGCCTGCGAACGGCTTGCGATGGAGCGCCTTAGGCAGCAAAAGAGCATGATCACCACAGACGACCCAAGTTGCCTGGCCGCTGCGGTATTTCTGCTGTCGCGCCGCCAACGACCAGGGTTCGGCGAACGGCCGCCGGAACTCCATCCAACATGGATGGCATAGGCGAAGGCCTAAATAGTCTTGTAATGCCCCGTTGTGACCCCCTGAGGAGACAGATCACCGGCGACGTCCCCCGGCGACTGCCGTCTTGCTCTGGATGGCATCCAGCACTAGTGCACTTTTGCACCTGGTGGGCCCACCGTTTGCTGTTGTCTGCCATCGCCTGTTTCCCTTGGTCATGGCATGGGTAGATTTTCTATCTGGACCAGTATGCATGCGCCCATGCAATGGCCAGGCTCGTTAGAATCGCCTTTCCCAGCCAGCCAAATAGACATTTTGCTCATGCTCCTTCTTGATCAAGAGTTCAAGAACCTGAGCACGCCTCAAGGCATGGGCTTCAGCCAGCTCATCAAGAAGGTCGACGACCTTGTTAGGCAAAATAAAATTGTATTGCTTCTTATCCGTTTGTCTTTCTCTGCTGACTTGGCGGTTCCAGCCTCGCCGAATATTCATAAGTAACAATTTCAATTCAGCCTGAGCCAAATCTTCCCGATCGAAAAAAATAAGTAACTCCGTATAATTCTCTATTGGTTTTATACGCCAAGCAAGATGTGGCTCATTCTTCCGCAACCAATCAGATGCAAACCGACACCGCTTTTCACCCTCGGCTTTATCGGCAAACCACTTAAACCGATCATCCCCCCTTTTATGCTGAATCCAATCCTTCTTTATACTTTTTAGCTCACGAATCTTTTCCTCAGTGTTGAAGCCCCATATATCTATCATAGCAACTAACTGGCTACGTCCCTGCAAATTCGGCAAAAGAGAAACAGCACCTCCATCAGTCATTCTTCGTAGTTTATAAAAAAGCCATTCATATTGCCTCTTTTCATCAGTTATCCATGCAAGTTCCCCCTCAGGCACCATGAACCAGTCTTTTCCCTCTAAAAGATCTTCCTTCTGACTAGGGTGTTTTTGCAAATGTTCTGCAATCATTCGCCTCATTGATCCCCCTCCGCACCCAACACAGTCAAATTTTGCGCCTCGATATTTATTAAAAAAAAGCCATGCCCAAATATCAAGCCTGTGATTAACAGCAGTGTCACCCATCACCTTGCTCAATGCGTCATTATACCGAATTGCCATAGTTAATCCCTATTGGAAAATATATCCCCATTGCCATTAAAAATGAAAAGGAATGATCTTATCGCTCCCCTAGCAAGAAACCATAGTAACTCTACTGCAATCCTAGCCTCAACAAATGGATCCCCTATGTACTCCCTAGGGGCTATCTATGGGCAAAAAAACTACCCCTATGCAGGAAATTTAGTAGCTTCATCATGCCGAAGCTTCGTCGGAACTATGGGACCTGTTCACAAACACACGGTGATGCAACCAAGGGTAGAGAGAATGCCTCCCCCTCTCCCAGACGACTCATGACAGCAGGCTCTTGGGCGGCCTCCTTTCCTCACAAACCTGAAGTAGGGAGCAAGGGGAAAAATATATTGCTGGCCAATCCTCTGTGCAAACATGAGGTACTCCACAATGAGAATCATCCGCCTGAAAGAAGTCATCGACTCAACGGGGCTGGCTCGCTCGACCATCTACAAGAACATTTCTGAAGGAAGCTTCCCAAAACCCGTCTCCTTGGGCAATCGCTGTGTCGGCTGGGTGGAAAGCGAGGTCCATGACTGGATCCTGGAGAGAATCAAAGAACGAGACTTGAGCTAGCACGCCAAAGCAGTCGAAAACACCTGAAGTCGAGCCACGCACCAAAGCCATGACCAGGCTCTTCCCTGGTCATGGCTTTTATGCTGTCCCTAGTCAGTCCGAGGGAACATCCAGACTTCACATGACTAATATTTCTACAGATTGACGTTCAGAAAAAATTCCCGTGCATAGCGGCCACTTTCAGAAGAAATCCGCGATACAAACGGGAGCGCAAATTTCTGTTTAGTAATATGAATTACGGACTCTCATCAAGACAATGAATTACGGACTCCCACCAAATGAAATGAACTACAGATATCCACCAAGGCAGATCAGAGCCGTGCCACAAGAACACCATTCCCGATACGTCCAATGAGAAACAGGATGACTGCAAGGGGCTTCCATCCTGCTCCCCTTCTCCCGGGGAGTAAAAAAACACATCTCCTGCTGTGTCTATGTATCGACCAACAGGATGATCCCGAAATGCCCCCCTCCACCACAGCACGGCGCCATAGCGTCAACACAAATCTTCACTTGCATCACGCAGACAGCTTTCGTGGGCTCCCTGTCATGATCAGGCATGCTCCGCTCATTCAGGAGTATCTAGACCGGCTCCATGACACCTTGCAGCGTGCCCTGGACGAGCACCCCAGGACCCTTGCCTTGCGGTTTGATCTTCGGCTCCCGGAGGAAGAACTCTTCCCCCTTGGTGCATTCACTAATCAAGTGATGCCACGTTTCATTGACTCGCTGAAGGCGAAGATTGCTCATGACCGTGAGCGGTCCCGTCAAAGCTACGGCAAGGCCCACCCCACCAGTGTCCGCTACGTATGGGCCCGGGAACTTGGCCTCACTGGGAAGCCGCACTACCACTGCGTGCTCTTTCTCAACCAGGATGCCTACTTCTCCTTTGGGCGCATCGGCTCAGGCCAAGAGAACACCTACAGCCGCATTCAGTCCGCTTGGTCCAGCGCACTCAGACTGTCCCACGACGATGTGACTGGACTGGTCCATGTGCCTGACAACTCAACGTATCGACTGCGTAGGGATGATGCAGAAGAGCTGGAAGCGTTCTTTCATCGAGCCAGCTACCTCTGCAAGGCTGCGACCAAGGGCTATGGAGATGGGCAGCATGCATTTGGTTCTAGCAGGAGATAAAGGCCGGATAGGCCGGTTCCTGAGAGACAAGGCACAGACCTCTCTTCGACCACTGCGAGTAAAGCAGCGCAGGAGCCGAAGCTCCATGCATCACCTCACAAACGCCCGGAAAAATGACGCGAAAGGAATGGTCCCGTCACTGATGCCGAGGCGTTGATCATTGCCTCTGGCGGGCCCTCAAAAATGATCCTTCCGCCTTGCTTCCCTGCCCCCGGCCCCATATCCACCACATGATCGGCAATGGCGATAACGTCCGGATGGTCATTTCTTCGATCCACTCTAAAATTGGATGACGGCAGCGCCTAGCTTGCGCGATCAGGAAGCAACCTGACTGCGTGCGCAGCAAGTCGTGTCATCGCAAGGGCCGTAAGGCCGTCGCGAGCCTGGATGGACATGCCTTCCAGCATTGTGTTGAGCGCAGCAGCGAGCGACTTGATATCGGTATCGGCCGGCAACTGCCCCTGACCCACGGCTAGCTTGAGTCGGTTGACAAAAAGCTGCCTGCCATCACGGCGCAACGTTGCAACCGCCTCGGAAACCTCTGCAGAGTCAGGAGACACATTGATCGCTGCCAGGACGACTAGGCAGCCACAAGGGGCATGAGGTGACAGAAGAATGCCCGCAGCCTCCCGGAAGAACTCGTCTATCGCGTGATAGATGTCGGGCTGCTCGCCCATCCTGGCCCAGGTTGCATCCCAGTAGGTGCGCTCATAGAAGCCCACTGCCTCCAGGAATAGCTTCGCCTTGTTACCGAAAGCTGCGTACAGGCTGGGAGGGTTGATTCCCATTGCCGCGCACAGCTCATTGATCGAGGCGGGCTCGTAGCCCCTGCGCCAAAACACATCCAAGGCCTGGATCAATGCCTGCTCACGGTCGAAACCGCGCGGGCGGCCCTTGTTGCGTGCGGGCGTTTTTGGTTGTTCGGGACTGAACATGGGCTTTAACTCACTTGGTTGCAATCAAGTCGCTTGACAAAATCTGTAGCAAACACTATACAATGCCGAGATTCTGTATTGATCACTACAGTTATTGGTCATCAAAGGCGGCCCCACGTGAAATCTATCTGGCATCAAACCTATTGGCACGAGGTACAACATCGGCATGGCCTGCACCTAAGGCCTGAGCAATGATTAGCGCACTAGCCCAGGGTGCAGGCGACTGGGTGGAGGCCGTGCGGGCCCTCGGTCACTGGGGCATGGCCCTGTATGCGATGGTCTTCGTGCTGGCTACGTTGGCTTTTCTGCCTGCCTCGCCTTTGACGGCTATTGCCGGCTATCTGTATGGACCGCTATGGGGAACGCTTCTGATTTCTCCCGTCGGAGTGCTCAGCGCAGTGCTGGCATTCGGCATAGGTCGCCGTGCTGCACGACCAAGGGTGCAGCGGCGCTTGGCGCACCACCCGCGACTGGCGGCTGCGGATCGGGCGGTCGAGCGCGGCGGGTTCCGCGTTGTTTTCCTGCTGCGTCTTGCCTCCATCGTACCATTTGCGCCTCTCAGCTACGTTCTGGGCGCTAGCAAGATGCCTGCTCGTGATTTTTCGTTGGCCTCATGGCTGGGATTGCTTCCAGGCACTTTTTTATACGCTTACTTGGGATCGCTAGCCTCCGATGTCACTGACATCCTGAGCGCTCAGGCTGCTAGTGGTGATGGAGTTCGCATGCTGACCTGGCTCGGAATGGGCGCAGTAGCGCTGGTCATCGTAGTGCTTGCACGGTCTGCGCGCGCTGTCGTTATCTAAACGGCTATGGCTTTCAGGTGCCCCTTGCCGCGCAGATCCGCAGCGAGGCGGATATCAGCACTATGGCTGTAGAACTGATCGTTGATGCGCATCAGGCCGAGGCGGTTGTGAGATCGGGACAGGCCGACGTTGTCGCCTTGGGACATAGCGCCTTGCGAGACCCGCATTTCCCACACCATGCGCGACGCATGCTGTATGCATGCAAGCCGCAGCACCCTTATCCCG is part of the Microvirgula aerodenitrificans DSM 15089 genome and encodes:
- a CDS encoding L,D-transpeptidase family protein — protein: MRPPFRLGIPVLAGLFATAAPALEFALPTQGDTVVGEAFVVTPTPDNTLFDLARYFDTGALDITLSNPRLDPWVPGAGQRVIIPTEYILPPKPWRGIVVNIPQRRLFYFPPKTARRPATVITFPVSIAREGWSTPLGDTRVVGKYKDPAWIVPRSIKAEHEAGGEPFPDYFPPGVDNPMGMLAIQTGFRGIFIHGTNKPWGLGLRQSHGCLHLYPEDAVQLFGQVAAGLPVRIENRPLVVGIRHGGVVMARYPGVSEYPAAPVGLDTLRARIAALPPRAGPPEELDWARAKALLGSGSALPVPLAVGSPLPARRLADAPARPYTHPPYGSDANQASPPVRPGSAAGTD
- a CDS encoding methyl-accepting chemotaxis protein, whose amino-acid sequence is MNRLSISHKLAIGFGFTLLLLAIVLATVNSGYSVLLDAASNTSENRLPKVTIINAATSNQTLQIFRLQELIAASSDEDNKRINDELNRLQQKLGDGIQALSELYSRYPPSASTTLFQDVLKTKALVDPLQARVQALATRNQGEEAIALMKELAPLNDKLFDQLDKLNTETLGRTMEQSRSATREGRQAQLLTWIISAVCTLVTVAIAVQIIRSITRPLAAAVQVAKIVAAGDLSQPLLPRGNDEIAQLLRALADMRDALVTSVRAINSSAGQVDQVANELSSSSGLVLQASHRQNQAASSVASSVEQLTVSIGEVAAASAQQQSHAQESLATTREGAVQLNNLIAEVKKIQQNVEEVSGHVNAFSDDTHRISLMTSQVRDLADQTNLLALNATIEAARAGEAGRGFAVVADEVRLLAEKSALSASQINEVTSVLTSRSGQLQIAVRQSQDSLQSSEHCIAVVEGAFRRSETAVELTVQRSGSIASAVKEQQHSSGDITRHMEQVAQMAEENTTIVGQMSDNASAMTRLSAELGQAVNAFRLPDA
- a CDS encoding TetR/AcrR family transcriptional regulator, which translates into the protein MFSPEQPKTPARNKGRPRGFDREQALIQALDVFWRRGYEPASINELCAAMGINPPSLYAAFGNKAKLFLEAVGFYERTYWDATWARMGEQPDIYHAIDEFFREAAGILLSPHAPCGCLVVLAAINVSPDSAEVSEAVATLRRDGRQLFVNRLKLAVGQGQLPADTDIKSLAAALNTMLEGMSIQARDGLTALAMTRLAAHAVRLLPDRAS
- a CDS encoding helix-turn-helix transcriptional regulator, whose protein sequence is MRIIRLKEVIDSTGLARSTIYKNISEGSFPKPVSLGNRCVGWVESEVHDWILERIKERDLS
- a CDS encoding alanine-zipper protein produces the protein MDLKSYTGLMSVCLVLGLSACATDGATKAEVQHAQATADQALSTANQALNQANDASAKADQAMSTSNQTREQLQRMGQKGMMK
- a CDS encoding inovirus Gp2 family protein; amino-acid sequence: MPPSTTARRHSVNTNLHLHHADSFRGLPVMIRHAPLIQEYLDRLHDTLQRALDEHPRTLALRFDLRLPEEELFPLGAFTNQVMPRFIDSLKAKIAHDRERSRQSYGKAHPTSVRYVWARELGLTGKPHYHCVLFLNQDAYFSFGRIGSGQENTYSRIQSAWSSALRLSHDDVTGLVHVPDNSTYRLRRDDAEELEAFFHRASYLCKAATKGYGDGQHAFGSSRR
- a CDS encoding TVP38/TMEM64 family protein; amino-acid sequence: MALYAMVFVLATLAFLPASPLTAIAGYLYGPLWGTLLISPVGVLSAVLAFGIGRRAARPRVQRRLAHHPRLAAADRAVERGGFRVVFLLRLASIVPFAPLSYVLGASKMPARDFSLASWLGLLPGTFLYAYLGSLASDVTDILSAQAASGDGVRMLTWLGMGAVALVIVVLARSARAVVI